A portion of the Paenibacillus marchantiae genome contains these proteins:
- a CDS encoding glutathione peroxidase, with the protein MSIFSYQVPFMDGHVGDLSVFEGKVLLIVNTASKCSYSRQFTELQHLYEQYRDQGLEILAFPCDQFNQKEPGNNDEIAQYCRNHFHISFPIFEKIEVTGQSIHPLFRYLVDTAPFEGYDMESEEGRWMDQFLEEKHPELYRGDGIKWNFTKFLINRTGEVSGRYETTVAPIEMESAIRNLLRQA; encoded by the coding sequence ATGAGTATATTTTCTTATCAGGTTCCATTCATGGATGGACACGTGGGCGATTTATCTGTTTTTGAGGGGAAAGTGCTACTTATCGTGAATACAGCCAGCAAGTGCAGTTACTCTCGACAATTTACGGAGCTTCAACACCTGTATGAGCAGTATCGTGATCAAGGACTGGAGATCCTGGCGTTTCCCTGTGATCAGTTTAATCAGAAGGAGCCGGGCAACAATGATGAGATAGCTCAGTATTGTAGGAATCATTTTCATATATCCTTTCCGATTTTTGAGAAGATCGAGGTTACCGGACAGTCCATACATCCTTTGTTTCGCTATCTGGTCGATACAGCCCCATTTGAGGGTTATGACATGGAATCGGAAGAAGGTCGGTGGATGGATCAATTCCTAGAGGAGAAACATCCCGAATTATACCGGGGAGACGGGATCAAATGGAATTTTACCAAATTTCTGATTAATCGAACCGGGGAAGTGAGTGGTCGCTATGAGACTACGGTTGCACCGATAGAGATGGAGTCAGCGATTCGGAACCTGCTGAGACAGGCCTAG
- a CDS encoding bifunctional cytochrome P450/NADPH--P450 reductase: protein MAQISVPQPKTFGPLGNLPQLNTDEPVQSLVKLAEEYGPIFRMDYPGRSELYISGHELVAEVTDESKFDKRVWAPLEKVRAFAGDGLFTSWTQEPNWKKAHNVLLPSFSQRAMQGYHNKMIDLAVQLVQKWSRLNPDETVNVPDDMTRLTLDTIGLCGFNYRFNSFYREEPHPFITSMVRALDESMSSLQRLRLQDKLMITKKKQFEQDIRSMYSLVDHIIAERKEQPQEGADDLLSHMLSGKDPETGETLDDENIRYQIITFLIAGHETTSGLLSFAIYYLMKNPDTLAKAQAEADQILKDPVPTYNQVRNLKYVRMVLNEALRLWPTAPAFSLYAKKDLILDGKYPLQKGDSVSVLIPKLHRDRDAWGDDVEEFRPERFEDPSKVPHDAYKPFGNGQRACIGQQFALQEATLVLGMVLKHFEFIDHADYQLKVKETLTLKPDNFTIRVRARGGQPVMAVPGVAVEEPTPVAKRQEPDTANAHHTPMLVLYGSNLGTAEGIAREIADTARYQGFRSEVATLDDRVGKLPKEGVVIIVSASYNGQPPSNAKDFVEWIEHADAGEFQGVRFSVLGCGDHNWASTYQRIPRLIDEQLSSKGAERLSPIGESDASGDFEKQVGDWTEQLWPDLARTLGLKLNTSSGSERSSLSVQFVSGLAVTPLADTYDAHVAEVLENRELHDAGSERSTRHLEIKLPEGATYKEGDHLGILPQNPSELVERVLKRYGFTGTEHLVLDASGRSAAHLPLHQPVSLVDLLSHSVELQEAATRAQLRELAAYTVCPPHKKELEALLDESVYMEEVRKKRISMLDYLVKYEACELPFERFLELLPSLKARYYSISSSPRVQPEQASITVSVVRAPAWSGQGEYKGIASNYLANLKPGEEVVMFIRTPESGFELPENAEAPIIMVGPGTGVAPFRGFLQARRVLKEQGEKVGEAHLYFGCRNPEHDYLYKNELETAEQEGLVQLHTAFSRVDGEEKCYVQHLMRDDAHKLIPLLEQGGHLYVCGDGSKMAPDVEATLKKAYTDVSGNSTEEADAWLERLQQEGRYAKDVWTGI, encoded by the coding sequence ATGGCGCAAATTTCAGTTCCCCAACCCAAAACTTTTGGGCCTTTAGGAAACTTACCACAGTTAAATACCGATGAGCCTGTACAATCCCTGGTGAAACTCGCTGAAGAGTATGGCCCCATTTTTCGAATGGATTATCCTGGCCGAAGTGAATTGTATATTTCAGGTCACGAACTGGTAGCCGAGGTAACCGACGAATCCAAATTCGATAAACGTGTATGGGCACCGCTGGAGAAGGTACGTGCATTTGCCGGAGATGGCCTGTTTACGAGTTGGACTCAAGAACCGAATTGGAAAAAAGCTCACAATGTGTTGCTGCCCAGCTTCAGCCAGCGTGCAATGCAGGGATATCACAACAAAATGATTGATCTCGCTGTACAGCTCGTACAGAAGTGGTCCAGATTAAACCCGGATGAGACGGTTAACGTACCTGATGATATGACTCGTCTCACCCTGGATACGATTGGATTGTGTGGATTCAACTACCGATTTAACAGCTTTTACCGGGAAGAACCGCATCCCTTCATTACCAGTATGGTTCGAGCACTAGACGAATCGATGAGTTCGTTGCAGCGTTTGCGTCTGCAAGACAAGCTGATGATCACCAAAAAGAAACAGTTTGAGCAGGATATCCGTTCGATGTACTCTCTGGTGGATCATATTATTGCGGAGCGCAAGGAGCAGCCCCAGGAAGGGGCGGACGATCTGTTGTCCCATATGCTTAGTGGCAAGGACCCGGAAACCGGGGAAACGCTGGACGATGAAAATATCCGTTACCAGATCATCACCTTCCTGATTGCTGGACATGAGACGACGAGTGGCCTGTTGTCCTTTGCCATCTATTATTTAATGAAAAACCCGGATACCCTTGCCAAGGCTCAAGCTGAAGCAGATCAGATTCTGAAAGATCCGGTTCCAACATACAATCAGGTCCGCAATCTGAAATATGTTCGCATGGTTCTGAACGAAGCATTGCGGTTGTGGCCTACGGCTCCGGCATTCTCCTTATACGCGAAGAAAGACCTTATTCTGGACGGGAAATATCCTTTGCAAAAAGGGGATAGTGTCAGTGTACTCATTCCCAAGCTGCATCGGGACCGCGACGCGTGGGGTGACGATGTGGAGGAATTCCGACCGGAACGGTTCGAAGATCCGAGCAAGGTACCACATGACGCCTATAAACCATTTGGTAATGGCCAGCGGGCCTGCATCGGTCAGCAGTTCGCCCTTCAGGAAGCAACACTTGTGCTAGGAATGGTCCTGAAGCATTTTGAATTCATCGATCATGCGGACTATCAGTTGAAAGTGAAAGAAACGTTGACGCTCAAACCCGATAACTTCACGATTCGTGTTCGTGCACGCGGGGGTCAACCGGTCATGGCTGTGCCGGGTGTTGCCGTGGAGGAACCGACTCCGGTTGCCAAAAGACAAGAGCCGGATACAGCAAATGCCCATCACACCCCGATGCTTGTCCTGTATGGATCCAATCTCGGGACAGCGGAAGGCATTGCGCGTGAAATCGCAGATACCGCAAGATACCAGGGCTTCCGTAGCGAGGTGGCTACCCTGGATGATCGTGTAGGCAAACTTCCGAAGGAAGGCGTCGTCATCATTGTGAGCGCATCCTACAATGGTCAGCCACCAAGCAATGCCAAGGATTTCGTCGAGTGGATTGAACATGCGGATGCAGGGGAATTCCAAGGCGTTCGATTCTCCGTTCTCGGATGTGGGGATCACAACTGGGCCAGCACGTACCAGCGTATCCCGCGTTTGATTGATGAGCAGTTATCTTCCAAAGGAGCAGAACGGTTATCACCGATCGGAGAAAGTGATGCCAGCGGGGACTTTGAGAAACAGGTTGGAGACTGGACCGAGCAACTATGGCCGGATTTGGCACGAACTCTGGGCCTCAAGTTGAACACAAGCTCAGGTAGTGAGCGCAGTTCCTTGTCAGTACAGTTTGTCAGCGGACTGGCGGTAACGCCGCTCGCGGATACGTATGATGCACATGTTGCTGAAGTGCTTGAGAATCGGGAACTTCATGATGCGGGCAGTGAACGAAGCACACGTCATCTGGAGATTAAACTGCCTGAAGGCGCAACGTATAAAGAAGGCGATCACCTGGGCATTTTGCCGCAAAACCCGTCTGAGCTCGTAGAACGAGTACTGAAACGATATGGATTCACAGGTACGGAACATCTGGTTCTGGATGCCTCTGGTCGCAGCGCAGCTCATCTGCCATTGCACCAACCGGTTAGTCTGGTCGATCTGCTCAGTCACAGTGTGGAGCTTCAGGAAGCGGCAACTCGGGCCCAACTGAGGGAGCTGGCGGCGTACACGGTGTGCCCACCGCATAAGAAGGAGCTCGAAGCGCTTCTTGATGAGTCTGTTTACATGGAAGAAGTGCGTAAGAAACGCATATCCATGCTGGATTATTTGGTGAAATACGAAGCATGTGAGCTGCCTTTCGAACGGTTTTTGGAACTGCTGCCTTCCCTGAAAGCCCGATATTATTCAATCTCCAGTTCACCGCGAGTGCAGCCTGAGCAGGCCAGCATAACCGTCAGCGTAGTGCGTGCTCCGGCGTGGAGTGGTCAGGGAGAATATAAAGGTATAGCGTCCAACTATCTGGCGAACTTGAAGCCGGGTGAAGAGGTTGTCATGTTCATACGCACGCCTGAGTCCGGGTTCGAACTGCCAGAAAATGCAGAGGCTCCGATCATTATGGTTGGTCCGGGGACGGGCGTAGCTCCATTCCGTGGTTTCCTGCAGGCAAGACGTGTACTGAAGGAACAGGGTGAGAAGGTTGGCGAGGCCCATCTGTATTTTGGATGTCGCAACCCTGAACATGATTATTTATATAAAAATGAACTCGAAACTGCGGAGCAAGAGGGCCTTGTCCAGCTTCATACCGCCTTCTCCCGCGTGGACGGGGAAGAGAAATGTTACGTGCAGCATCTAATGAGAGATGATGCCCACAAACTGATTCCTCTGCTCGAACAGGGTGGACATCTGTATGTTTGCGGCGATGGCAGCAAGATGGCACCTGATGTTGAAGCAACACTCAAGAAAGCGTACACTGATGTCAGCGGCAACTCCACAGAGGAAGCCGATGCGTGGTTAGAACGTTTGCAGCAGGAAGGTCGTTATGCCAAGGATGTGTGGACAGGCATCTGA
- a CDS encoding MGH1-like glycoside hydrolase domain-containing protein, whose product MTEALLNKLRQISIHDHVQPGKPEDQKLIQEWQASGVQFAATGGRLEATYYSALEKLLTCIVPLNGIEPILQEGGIYLGCWLESTGTINAELLSRLIPSVSETTYLAFARHQREDGLLPYKLTENGPSFRQIQLVTPLARSVWNHYLLHGKNRSFLKTMYKAMVQYDEWIATYRNTRGTGCVEAFSTFDTGHDLSPRFWHVPDTPYMNDAASYHPDSPVLPFLAPDLTANIYCQRMYLSRMAEELGESGGDWKAKAEASLESLFRYCYDEEDMFFYDRDRNDEFVRVQSDVLLRVMACEVGDRELFDNMLRRYLLNTSKFFAKYPFTSMSMDDPRFDPFSSYNSWGGASNFLSLIRAPHAFEYHHRYVELTWVLQPILSSLSKATRFAQALSPWTGEEGFTETYSPSILCLLDYVERLCGIMPVGSDQLWFTGLLPIDMDHGEEVAGHTAYSRTVNGLHFELVNTPERVTVYQDGKILMEGPAGIRLITDQGGHLEGVIGMSVRTIEGELIYRGNSIPIRIKGNELQRYIEGSLKTERDIGIIYPSYR is encoded by the coding sequence ATGACAGAAGCCCTGCTGAACAAGCTGCGGCAGATCTCGATCCACGATCATGTGCAGCCAGGTAAACCGGAAGATCAAAAGTTAATACAGGAATGGCAGGCGTCGGGTGTTCAATTCGCGGCAACTGGTGGAAGACTGGAAGCAACTTATTATTCCGCATTGGAGAAGTTACTGACTTGCATTGTGCCCCTGAACGGCATTGAGCCCATTCTTCAGGAAGGTGGCATCTATCTGGGTTGCTGGCTGGAGAGTACGGGCACCATTAATGCGGAACTGCTGTCACGTCTGATTCCTTCCGTATCGGAAACGACCTATCTTGCTTTTGCCCGACACCAAAGAGAAGATGGATTGCTACCTTATAAGCTAACGGAGAACGGTCCATCCTTTCGCCAGATTCAGCTCGTTACACCATTGGCACGAAGCGTATGGAACCACTACCTGCTTCATGGAAAGAACCGTTCCTTCCTGAAGACCATGTACAAGGCCATGGTACAATACGACGAATGGATTGCAACGTATCGCAATACCCGAGGGACCGGCTGTGTGGAGGCATTTAGTACCTTTGATACCGGGCATGATCTGTCCCCACGGTTCTGGCATGTCCCGGATACACCTTATATGAATGATGCTGCGTCCTACCATCCGGACTCTCCGGTCCTGCCTTTTTTGGCACCAGACTTAACCGCCAATATATATTGCCAGCGCATGTATTTATCCCGAATGGCTGAGGAACTTGGGGAGTCTGGTGGTGATTGGAAAGCAAAAGCTGAAGCCAGTCTGGAAAGTCTCTTCCGCTACTGTTATGACGAAGAGGATATGTTCTTCTACGACAGGGATCGCAATGACGAATTCGTCAGGGTACAGTCCGATGTGCTGCTGCGCGTGATGGCCTGCGAGGTGGGCGACCGTGAATTGTTTGATAACATGCTGCGCCGGTATTTGCTGAATACAAGTAAGTTTTTTGCCAAATACCCGTTCACCTCCATGTCGATGGATGATCCACGGTTCGATCCGTTCTCCTCTTATAACAGCTGGGGTGGAGCATCTAACTTCCTGAGTCTGATCCGTGCACCACATGCTTTTGAATATCACCATCGCTATGTGGAATTGACCTGGGTACTGCAACCCATCTTGTCGTCCCTTTCCAAAGCAACGCGCTTTGCGCAGGCTTTAAGCCCATGGACCGGGGAGGAGGGTTTTACGGAAACCTATTCCCCCTCCATTCTTTGCCTGCTTGATTATGTGGAACGGTTATGCGGCATCATGCCGGTTGGATCGGACCAACTGTGGTTTACCGGTCTTCTCCCCATCGACATGGATCATGGCGAAGAAGTCGCTGGTCATACGGCGTACAGCCGTACGGTGAATGGGCTGCATTTTGAATTGGTGAACACGCCAGAACGGGTAACGGTATATCAGGATGGTAAGATTCTTATGGAGGGGCCAGCAGGAATTCGGTTAATTACGGATCAGGGTGGACATTTGGAAGGCGTCATCGGAATGAGCGTGCGCACGATTGAGGGTGAACTGATCTATCGAGGGAATTCCATTCCGATTCGAATCAAAGGAAATGAACTCCAGCGGTATATAGAGGGAAGCTTGAAAACAGAACGAGATATCGGCATCATCTATCCTTCCTATCGATAG
- a CDS encoding ABC transporter substrate-binding protein, with amino-acid sequence MFKRLMITVIASLLLLVTACSGTDHTGADEQTGTKTAEDGQVELRMMWWGDQKRADITNEALKVFQEKHPNIKIVGEFAPSSGYFDKLNTQLASGTAPDIFFLGGNVVDYAKKDVLLNLDPYVGSELNLDGMDATMVEYGRLDGKLQHISAGANARGIVVNQALFDQAGIPLPASDWTWEDYAAISKELSDKLGKGFYGTYNFTVDGMDIFLKQRGKQLYDMKNGTLGFAKEDILEWFTYWEQASKSGGVVTPELQVSNPPDDTSKSLLITGKAAMSLLPSNQLAAFQSLTEDKLILLPVPRGPKGTGVVFESSQGLSGYANTKHAKEVAILMDFWINDPDAAKILGNDRGVPVTEANRNLLQQEAGPVEEIVYNYTSFVSEATKTEPFDVSYNPPGFAEFSKLAQTTNQEIGFGRKSVEQAVTDFYNGTVRIFESNQ; translated from the coding sequence ATGTTCAAACGATTAATGATCACTGTTATAGCTTCACTCCTGTTATTGGTGACTGCCTGCTCTGGAACGGATCATACCGGCGCTGATGAGCAGACAGGAACAAAGACCGCTGAAGACGGGCAAGTCGAACTGCGCATGATGTGGTGGGGCGATCAAAAACGGGCAGATATTACGAACGAAGCCCTGAAGGTTTTTCAGGAGAAACATCCGAATATTAAAATTGTAGGTGAATTTGCCCCTTCCTCCGGATATTTCGACAAGTTGAATACACAGCTGGCGTCAGGCACAGCACCGGATATTTTCTTCCTTGGGGGTAATGTGGTTGACTACGCCAAAAAGGATGTGCTTTTGAACCTGGACCCTTATGTCGGTAGTGAACTGAATCTGGATGGCATGGATGCCACCATGGTTGAATATGGGCGTCTTGATGGGAAGCTGCAGCATATTTCCGCAGGTGCGAATGCACGGGGTATTGTCGTTAATCAAGCGCTATTCGATCAAGCGGGAATCCCTTTGCCAGCTTCGGATTGGACTTGGGAAGATTATGCTGCAATCAGCAAAGAGCTGTCCGACAAGCTCGGTAAGGGCTTTTATGGAACCTATAATTTCACAGTTGACGGTATGGACATCTTTTTGAAACAACGCGGCAAACAGCTATATGATATGAAGAATGGCACGCTCGGATTTGCAAAAGAAGACATTTTGGAATGGTTCACTTACTGGGAGCAGGCTTCCAAATCCGGAGGTGTGGTCACGCCTGAATTGCAGGTTTCCAACCCACCGGATGATACGAGTAAATCCTTGCTTATTACGGGCAAGGCGGCTATGAGCCTGCTTCCTTCGAATCAACTGGCTGCTTTCCAGAGTCTCACGGAAGATAAGTTAATTCTTTTGCCTGTACCACGGGGTCCAAAAGGAACTGGGGTTGTATTTGAATCCAGTCAGGGGTTGTCCGGTTATGCGAATACCAAACATGCAAAAGAAGTCGCGATCCTGATGGATTTCTGGATTAATGATCCGGACGCAGCCAAAATTCTCGGCAACGACCGCGGCGTGCCCGTTACGGAAGCCAACCGCAATCTGCTTCAGCAAGAAGCGGGACCTGTTGAGGAGATTGTATATAATTACACCAGCTTTGTATCTGAAGCTACAAAAACGGAGCCTTTTGACGTGAGCTATAATCCACCGGGATTCGCTGAATTCTCCAAGCTGGCCCAGACAACCAACCAGGAAATCGGCTTTGGCCGAAAAAGTGTGGAGCAAGCCGTGACTGACTTCTATAATGGCACCGTACGAATTTTTGAATCCAATCAATAA
- a CDS encoding carbohydrate ABC transporter permease, with product MPLKRRLVQAGRHVAIILFGLLMLYPVLWLILSSFKPNHLIFTNSSLIPTSFTLDHFVNGWKGLQGVSFGRFFGNSALISVMSVLGNVISCSLAAYAFSRLKFKFKGLWFSIMLVTIMLPYHVTLVPQYILYNELHWINTYFPLILPKWLAQDSFFILLMVQFIRGIPRELDESATIDGCGQSQIFFRIVMPLLVPALITTAIFTFIWSWDDFFSQMIYLSKIDLFTVQLGIRSLFDPSGQSDWGALLAMSTLSLLPVTIIFLVFQRYFLEGIATTGLK from the coding sequence ATGCCACTAAAGCGACGTTTGGTTCAAGCCGGGAGGCATGTCGCCATTATCCTCTTCGGTCTATTGATGTTGTATCCGGTGTTATGGTTAATTCTCAGTTCATTTAAACCGAATCATCTCATCTTCACCAATAGCAGCCTGATTCCAACCAGCTTCACCCTGGATCATTTTGTGAATGGCTGGAAAGGATTGCAAGGGGTGTCGTTTGGCCGCTTCTTCGGCAACTCGGCACTGATCTCAGTCATGAGTGTGTTGGGAAATGTGATTTCTTGTTCCCTTGCAGCCTACGCCTTTTCCAGATTGAAGTTCAAGTTCAAAGGCCTGTGGTTCAGCATTATGCTGGTCACCATCATGCTTCCTTACCATGTAACCCTGGTACCTCAGTACATTCTGTATAACGAGCTGCATTGGATTAATACGTATTTCCCGCTCATTCTGCCCAAGTGGCTGGCACAAGATTCCTTCTTCATTCTGCTCATGGTTCAATTCATCCGTGGAATCCCACGGGAGCTGGACGAGAGTGCAACCATTGACGGTTGCGGGCAATCCCAGATTTTTTTCAGAATCGTGATGCCTCTTCTCGTTCCTGCACTGATCACAACAGCGATCTTCACCTTCATCTGGAGCTGGGATGACTTCTTTAGCCAGATGATCTACCTGAGCAAAATTGATCTGTTTACCGTACAGCTTGGGATTCGGTCATTGTTTGATCCATCGGGACAATCGGATTGGGGCGCACTGCTCGCCATGTCCACGCTGTCTCTGCTGCCTGTGACCATCATCTTTCTGGTATTTCAGCGTTATTTTCTAGAGGGAATTGCAACGACTGGGCTGAAGTGA
- a CDS encoding carbohydrate ABC transporter permease, whose translation MRKLSKPLYGQQNMTAYLFLLPWLIGLFCLTLGPMVASLYLSLTKFNLLTSPTWTGLSNYVQIFTEDDTFRRSLGLTFYYVFLSVPLRLAFALLVAMALNKGIRGLGLYRTVYYIPSLLGGSVAIAIVWRQIFEGSGLVNQFLSWFGITGPAWIAHPDYVVYTIVTLSVWQFGSAMVIFLAGLKQIPADLYEASDVDGAGKVRQFFGITLPMLSPVIFFNLIMSMINSFQAFTPAYVIGDGRGGPLDATMFYTLYLYLKGFSFFDMGYASALAWIMLVIIGVFTAIVFLTSKFWVFYGDNQEGR comes from the coding sequence ATGAGAAAGCTGTCCAAGCCGTTATACGGCCAGCAGAATATGACTGCCTATTTGTTTCTGCTGCCCTGGCTCATCGGACTTTTCTGTCTGACACTCGGACCGATGGTTGCGTCGCTCTACCTGTCCTTGACGAAATTTAATTTGTTAACATCACCAACGTGGACGGGGCTCAGCAACTATGTCCAGATTTTTACCGAAGACGATACCTTTCGCAGATCTTTGGGGCTAACGTTTTATTATGTATTTCTATCCGTTCCGCTAAGGCTTGCCTTCGCCCTGCTTGTAGCGATGGCGCTGAACAAAGGGATTCGGGGACTTGGCTTATACCGGACCGTGTATTACATCCCTTCCCTATTGGGAGGCAGCGTCGCTATTGCGATCGTCTGGCGTCAGATTTTTGAGGGAAGTGGTTTGGTCAATCAGTTTCTGAGCTGGTTCGGAATTACCGGACCCGCCTGGATTGCCCATCCCGATTATGTGGTCTATACGATCGTCACACTCTCTGTATGGCAGTTTGGTTCGGCCATGGTTATCTTCCTGGCTGGCCTAAAGCAAATTCCAGCCGATTTATATGAAGCTTCGGACGTCGACGGGGCAGGAAAGGTACGCCAATTCTTCGGCATCACACTTCCGATGCTCTCGCCTGTTATTTTTTTCAACCTGATCATGAGCATGATCAATTCGTTTCAAGCCTTTACACCCGCTTATGTGATCGGGGATGGACGTGGAGGCCCGCTCGACGCCACAATGTTCTATACCTTGTATCTGTATCTGAAAGGCTTCTCGTTCTTTGATATGGGTTATGCTTCTGCCCTGGCGTGGATCATGCTGGTCATTATCGGGGTATTCACCGCAATCGTCTTCCTCACCTCGAAATTCTGGGTGTTCTACGGCGACAATCAGGAAGGGAGATAG
- a CDS encoding response regulator, translating into MMYNVLIADDEIEVREGLKLKVNWQDMGFIISGEAANGIEAEELLKAEHFDLLITDMNMPVMDGVQLLDVCRSLNPSIQIMIITGYEDFHYARAGVRSQAMDYLLKPVTRDELKTTLNKIKDELDKKKQLHGDSEMMQWRLSQYYKEMKQRFLLDLVRGHRLPPSSLPERMRLFHLESWQDHSVCFITAGMRDSGIQTASVERIPEKLYLAFELLCHEMAQSYPDNVQVFHDGAHPGIMHFITLEGIQHEFAQQITAQTRSVLTMDVQVGLGLSVSGFERWKEGYIHSLLAWNSAGRKGAQDRVPEVDHSPLLPEETSRMLHRCLIRGELDTFRSVIRKELAYSFRISTSHMIRSLFQISLLFEQESSWISPEWVLWLKTPDQAELLLMHWAEDFVNQQQPSEVGEDTVIESAKRYIEENYMLELTLTSLAEQYNYNSTYFSEIFKEAAGISFIQYVTEVRMKHAIRLLKETQLTVWDVTELTGFRSPSYFSSKFKKMFNISPSDYRLLHSEKIDNHDPKK; encoded by the coding sequence ATGATGTACAACGTATTGATCGCAGATGACGAGATCGAGGTTCGCGAAGGACTAAAATTGAAAGTGAACTGGCAAGACATGGGCTTTATCATTTCAGGTGAAGCAGCAAACGGCATCGAAGCGGAAGAGCTTCTGAAAGCTGAACATTTTGACTTGTTAATTACAGACATGAACATGCCTGTCATGGATGGCGTCCAATTACTGGACGTTTGCCGAAGCCTTAATCCTTCCATTCAAATTATGATCATCACTGGATATGAAGATTTCCACTATGCCAGAGCAGGTGTGCGCAGCCAGGCCATGGACTATTTGCTGAAGCCTGTAACCCGGGATGAACTGAAAACCACTTTAAATAAAATCAAAGATGAGTTGGATAAAAAGAAACAGCTTCACGGCGATTCCGAAATGATGCAATGGCGTCTCTCCCAGTATTACAAAGAAATGAAGCAACGTTTCCTGCTTGATCTTGTTAGGGGGCATCGCCTCCCACCTTCTTCACTGCCAGAGCGGATGCGGCTGTTTCATCTGGAATCCTGGCAGGATCACAGCGTCTGTTTCATCACCGCTGGCATGCGAGACTCCGGTATACAGACTGCCTCAGTGGAACGTATTCCCGAAAAGCTCTACCTTGCCTTTGAGCTGCTTTGTCACGAAATGGCCCAGTCCTATCCAGATAATGTGCAAGTGTTCCATGACGGAGCCCACCCTGGAATTATGCATTTCATAACATTGGAAGGTATTCAGCACGAATTTGCTCAGCAGATCACAGCACAGACCCGCTCTGTTTTAACGATGGATGTACAAGTTGGATTGGGATTGTCCGTGTCTGGGTTTGAGCGCTGGAAAGAAGGCTATATTCATTCCCTATTGGCATGGAACTCTGCTGGACGCAAAGGTGCACAGGACCGTGTACCCGAAGTAGATCATAGTCCATTACTGCCTGAGGAAACCAGTCGCATGCTGCATCGTTGCCTCATTCGTGGAGAGCTGGATACCTTCCGCAGCGTGATTCGAAAGGAGCTTGCTTACTCATTTCGGATATCCACTTCCCATATGATCCGAAGCCTTTTTCAAATTTCATTATTGTTCGAACAGGAATCCTCGTGGATTTCCCCGGAATGGGTGCTTTGGCTAAAGACTCCAGACCAGGCAGAACTGCTGCTGATGCATTGGGCGGAAGATTTTGTGAATCAACAGCAGCCATCCGAGGTTGGAGAAGATACGGTCATTGAATCGGCCAAACGATATATCGAGGAAAATTACATGCTGGAACTGACATTAACTTCGTTAGCTGAGCAATATAACTACAACTCTACCTATTTTTCAGAGATATTCAAAGAAGCTGCCGGCATCTCTTTTATTCAATATGTAACCGAGGTGCGAATGAAACATGCCATACGTTTACTGAAGGAAACCCAACTAACCGTTTGGGATGTTACAGAGCTGACAGGCTTCCGTTCCCCAAGCTATTTCAGTTCAAAATTCAAAAAAATGTTCAACATAAGTCCTTCGGATTATCGTTTGCTGCATTCCGAAAAAATTGATAATCATGATCCGAAGAAATGA